A genome region from Lutra lutra chromosome 11, mLutLut1.2, whole genome shotgun sequence includes the following:
- the LOC125080553 gene encoding translation initiation factor IF-2-like, whose product MWGGEGLLRLSAAAGKRPPPALPSRTPSAAPGGEAERKEVKHGSLSPRGGQRGAARGEPWQGERQTPGDSLLAVGQESGAQPWRGMAGDTADRPGQAPSPPPNGEPPSKEVHGVPENPTGTTATCRKRSPGRHSHDLARHLRPPTPGLAHGRDPGAVVTDRHEKSSVTREPGVRVRVRPSDGSKALAVEIRPAAATGSVRTAQQHGRRPGEAGTRVPQGRPRQGPKRVRPSEGGKSHRKGPAAVRVHLKRGPPRSGRSTPGPGLGWEGQGVRPEERCRATGSPADDREETPFTCRAEGPSQPA is encoded by the exons ATGTGGGGAGGCGAGGGTCTCCTGCGTCTCTCCGCAGCGGCAGGAAAGAGGCCGCCTCCCGCCCTGCCCAGCAGGACTCCGTCAGCGGCACCAGGGGGTGAGGCAGAGCGGAAGGAGGTCAAGCATGGGTCCTTGTCACCTCGAGGAGGACAGCGCGGGGCGGCCAGAGGGGAGCCCTGGCAGGGTGAGCGCCAGACGCCAGGAGACTCCTTGCT GGCAGTGGGCCAGGAGAGCGGGGCCCAGCCCTGGAGGGGGATGGCTGGGGACACTGCGGACCGTCCCGGCCAGGCGCCCTCCCCGCCTCCAAATGGGGAGCCGCCCAGCAAGGAAGTGCACGGAGTTCCAGAGAACCCCACCGGGACCACGGCCACCTGCCGCAAACGCTCCCCGGGACGG CATTCACACGACCTCGCGCGGCACCTGCGGCCCCCGACTCCAGGGCTGGCTCACGGCCGGGACCCTGGGGCTGTTGTAACGGACAGACATGAGAAGAGCTCCGTGACCCGAGAGCCCGGGGTGCGAGTTCGAGTCCGGCCCTCGGATGGGAGCAAGGCGCTCGCTGTGG AAATCCGGCCAGCGGCTGCCACCGGGAGCGTCCGCACCGCGCAGCAGCACGGGAGGCGGCCCGGAGAGGCGGGGACGCGGGTGCCCCAGGGCCGGCCCAGGCAGGGCCC GAAGCGCGTGCGTCCGAGCGAAGGGGGCAAGTCCCACAGGAAGGGCCCAGCGGCCGTGCGAGTCCATCTGAAGAGGGGACCGCCGCGGTCAGGCAGGAGCACGCCCGGCCcgggcctgggctgggaggggcag GGAGTGAGGCCTGAGGAGCGCTGCAGGGCCACCGGCAGCCCAGCCGACGACCGAGAAGAGACACCCTTCACCTGCCGAGCAGAGGGTCCCTCCCAACCGGCCTAA
- the SHH gene encoding sonic hedgehog protein, with protein MLPLGRRLLAVLVSALLLCPGLACGPGRGFGKRRHPKKLTPLAYKQFIPNVAEKTLGASGRYEGKISRNSERFKELTPNYNPDIIFKDEENTGADRLMTQRCKDKLNALAISVMNQWPGVKLRVTEGWDEDGHHSEESLHYEGRAVDITTSDRDRSKYGMLARLAVEAGFDWVYYESKAHIHCSVKAENSVAAKSGGCFPGSATVHLEQGGTKLVRELRPGDRVLAADDQGRLLYSDFLTFLDRDDGAKKVFYVIETREPRERLLLTAAHLLFVAPHNDSAAGEPEARAGAGPPPGAAPGRRALFASRVRPGQLVYVVAEGGGGRRLLPAAVHSVTLREEATGAYAPLTAQGTILINRVLASCYAVIEEHGWAHRAFAPFRLAHALLAVLAPARTDRGGAGHGDGAGGGHLPLPAPGAADAPGAAGVHWYSQLLYQIGTWLLDSEALHPLGMAVPSS; from the exons ATGCTGCCGCTGGGGAGACGTCTGCTGGCGGTGCTCGTCTCCGCGCTGCTGCTGTGCCCGGGGCTGGCGTGCGGACCCGGCAGGGGATTTGGGAAGAGGCGGCACCCCAAAAAGCTGACCCCTTTAGCCTACAAGCAGTTTATCCCCAACGTGGCTGAGAAGACCCTCGGGGCCAGTGGAAGATATGAAGGGAAGATCTCGAGAAACTCGGAGCGATTTAAGGAACTCACCCCCAATTACAACCCCGACATCATATTTAAGgatgaagaaaacacaggagcGGACCGGCTGATGACTCAG AGGTGTAAGGACAAGCTGAATGCCTTGGCCATCTCGGTGATGAACCAGTGGCCCGGCGTGAAGCTGCGGGTGACCGAGGGCTGGGACGAAGACGGCCACCACTCAGAGGAGTCGCTGCACTACGAGGGCCGTGCCGTGGACATCACCACGTCGGACCGTGACCGCAGCAAGTACGGCATGCTGGCGCGCCTGGCCGTGGAGGCCGGCTTCGACTGGGTGTACTACGAGTCCAAAGCCCACATCCACTGCTCCGTGAAAGCAG AGAATTCGGTGGCGGCCAAGTCCGGCGGCTGCTTCCCGGGCTCGGCCACGGTGCACCTGGAGCAGGGCGGCACCAAGCTGGTGAGAGAGCTGCGCCCCGGGGACCGCGTGCTGGCGGCCGACGACCAGGGCCGGCTGCTCTACAGCGACTTCCTCACCTTCCTGGACCGCGACGACGGCGCCAAGAAGGTCTTCTACGTGATCGAGACGCGGGAGCCGCGCGAGCGCCTGCTGCTCACCGCCGCGCACCTGCTGTTCGTCGCGCCGCACAACGACTCCGCGGCCGGGGAGCCGGAGGCGCGGGCGGGCGCGGGGCCGCCGCCGGGGGCCGCGCCGGGGCGCCGGGCGCTCTTCGCCAGCCGCGTGCGCCCGGGCCAGCTCGTGTACGTGGTGGCGGAGGGCGGCGGGGGTCGCCGGCTCCTGCCGGCCGCCGTGCACAGCGTGACGCTGCGCGAGGAGGCCACGGGCGCGTACGCGCCGCTCACGGCGCAGGGCACCATCCTCATCAACCGGGTGCTGGCGTCGTGCTACGCGGTCATCGAGGAGCACGGCTGGGCGCATCGGGCCTTCGCGCCCTTCCGCCTGGCGCACGCGCTCCTGGCCGTGCTGGCGCCCGCGCGCACGGACCGCGGCGGGGCCGGCCACGGCGACGGCGCGGGCGGCGgccacctgcccctccccgcgCCGGGTGCGGCCGACGCGCCGGGCGCCGCGGGCGTCCACTGGTACTCGCAGCTTCTCTACCAAATAGGCACCTGGTTGCTGGACAGCGAGGCCCTGCACCCGCTGGGCATGGCGGTCCCGTCCAGCTGA